In Spinacia oleracea cultivar Varoflay chromosome 5, BTI_SOV_V1, whole genome shotgun sequence, a single window of DNA contains:
- the LOC110786945 gene encoding ABC transporter B family member 1 produces MSQEESKEINTIEQWRWSEMHGLELTGEANTETSKSTMANMEDTDNSNNSNNNAKKEGSLEKPKEGPPAVAFKELFRFADNLDCILMGIGSLGAFVHGCALPLFLRFFADLVNSFGSYSNNPDKMMQEVLKYAYYFLVVGAAIWASSWAEIACWMWTGERQTTKMRIKYLEAALSQDIQYFDTQVRTSDIVFAINTDAALVQDAISEKLGSFIHYLATFVTGFVVGFTAVWQLALVTLAVVPLIAVIGGIHTTTLAKLTSKSQGAMSQAGNIVEQSFVQIRVVFAFVGESKALQAYSAALKTAQKLGYKSGLAKGLGLGGTYFVVFCCYALLLWYGGYLVRHHLTNGGLAIATMFAVMIGGIGLGQSAPSMSAFAKAKAAAAKIFMVIDHKPSIDRIKESGIELESVTGLIELKNVEFAYPSRLDVKILNNFSLSVPAGKTIALVGSSGSGKSTVVSLMERFYDPTQGQVCLDGHDIKTLKLRWLRQQIGLVSQEPALFATSIKENILLGRPDATMLEVEEAARVANAHSFIIKLPDAFDTQVGERGLQLSGGQKQRIAIARAMLKNPAILLLDEATSALDSESEKLVQEALDRFMIGRTTLVIAHRLSTIRKADLVAVLQQGSVSEIGTHDELMGKGETSVYSKLIRMQETAHETAMHNARKSSARPSSARNSVSSPIIARNSSYGRSPYSRRLSDFSTSDFSLSLDATHASYRAEKLAFKEQANSFWRLAKMNAPEWPYALVGSVGSVICGSLSAFFAYVLSAVLSVYYNPDHAFMIREIAKYCYLLIGLSSAALIFNTLQHFFWDVVGENLTKRVREKMMAAVIKNEMAWFDQEENESARVAARLALDANNVRSAIGDRISVIMQNSALMLVACTAGFVLQWRLALVLIAVFPVVVAATVLQKMFLKGFSGDLEAAHAKATQLAGEAVSNVRTVAAFNSESKIVGLFSRNLETPLRRCFWKGQIAGSGYGIAQFALYASYALGLWYACWLVKHGISDFSKTIRVFMVLMVSANGAAETLTLAPDFIKGGRAMKSVFELLDRKTEIEPDEQDTTPVPERLRGEVELKHIDFSYPTRPDISVFQDLNLRARAGKILALVGPSGCGKSSVISLVLRFYDPSSGRVTIDGKDIRKYNLKSLRQHIALVPQEPCLFATTIYDNIKYGNEKATETEIIEAATLANAHKFISSMPEGYKTQVGERGVQMSGGQKQRIALARAFVKKAEIMLLDEATSALDAESERSVQEALDRACAGKTTIVVAHRLSTIRNAHVIAVIDEGKVAEQGSHSHLLKNYPDGCYARMIQLQRFSHAQPIGGMTSGSGSTSSTRATEDQGKEN; encoded by the exons ATGTCACAAGAAGAATCAAAGGAAATAAACACAATTGAGCAATGGAGGTGGTCGGAAATGCATGGTCTTGAGCTTACTGGAGAAGCTAATACTGAAACTTCAAAGTCGACGATGGCGAACATGGAGGATACTGATAATAGTAATAACAGTAACAATAATGCGAAGAAAGAAGGATCATTGGAAAAGCCAAAGGAAGGTCCTCCAGCAGTTGCATTCAAAGAATTATTCAGATTTGCTGATAATTTAGATTGTATTTTAATGGGGATTGGCTCTCTTGGTGCTTTTGTTCATGGATGTGCTTTGCCTCTTTTCCTTCGATTCTTTGCTGATCTTGTTAACTCCTTTGGGTCTTACTCTAATAACCCTGATAAAATGATGCAAGAAGTTTTGAAG tatGCATACTATTTTCTTGTTGTTGGAGCTGCAATTTGGGCATCTTCATGGGCAG AAATTGCGTGTTGGATGTGGACGGGAGAAAGACAAACAACAAAGATGAGGATTAAGTATTTGGAGGCAGCATTGAGTCAGGACATTCAGTACTTTGATACTCAAGTTAGAACTTCTGACATTGTTTTTGCAATTAACACTGATGCTGCACTTGTTCAAGATGCCATCAGTGAGAAG TTGGGTAGTTTCATTCATTATTTGGCAACATTTGTGACTGGTTTTGTGGTGGGATTCACTGCTGTGTGGCAATTAGCTCTTGTAACCCTTGCTGTTGTTCCACTAATTGCTGTTATTGGTGGGATTCATACTACTACATTAGCTAAGCTCACTAGCAAGAGTCAAGGAGCTATGTCTCAGGCCGGGAATATCGTCGAACAG TCATTTGTTCAAATTCGGGTGGTTTTCGCGTTCGTTGGCGAATCAAAAGCTCTTCAGGCGTACTCGGCCGCATTGAAAACTGCCCAAAAGCTTGGGTACAAGAGTGGACTAGCAAAAGGTTTGGGATTGGGAGGAACCTATTTCGTTGTGTTTTGTTGTTATGCTCTTCTTCTTTGGTATGGAGGTTATCTTGTTAGGCACCACTTGACAAATGGAGGACTTGCCATTGCTACTATGTTTGCTGTCATGATTGGTGGAAT AGGTTTGGGGCAATCAGCTCCAAGTATGAGTGCATTTGCCAAGGCAAAAGCGGCAGCTGCCAAGATTTTTATGGTAATTGATCATAAACCAAGTATTGACAGAATCAAGGAATCAGGGATTGAATTGGAATCAGTTACCGGGTTAATCGAGCTAAAAAATGTCGAATTCGCATATCCGTCTAGGCTGGATGTCAAAATTCTTAACAACTTCTCTCTAAGTGTACCTGCTGGGAAAACCATAGCTCTAGTTGGTAGTAGTGGATCTGGGAAAAGTACCGTGGTCTCTCTAATGGAGAGATTTTATGATCCCACTCAAG GACAAGTTTGTCTAGATGGGCACGACATAAAAACATTAAAGCTTCGATGGCTAAGGCAGCAAATAGGGTTGGTGAGCCAAGAGCCTGCTTTGTTTGCTACCAGCATCAAAGAAAACATACTTCTAGGCAGACCAGATGCTACCATGCTTGAGGTTGAAGAAGCGGCTAGAGTTGCCAATGCCCATTCCTTTATTATTAAGCTTCCTGATGCCTTTGACACTCAG GTAGGTGAAAGAGGGTTGCAGCTCTCTGGAGGACAAAAACAAAGGATTGCTATTGCAAGGGCAATGCTTAAGAACCCGGCAATACTTCTTTTAGATGAAGCAACTAGTGCATTGGACTCCGAATCAGAGAAGCTCGTCCAAGAGGCCCTTGACCGGTTTATGATAGGCAGAACAACTCTTGTTATTGCCCACCGTCTCTCCACTATTCGCAAGGCTGATCTTGTGGCTGTACTTCAGCAAGGAAGTGTATCTGAGATTGGAACCCACGATGAGCTTATGGGCAAAGGAGAAACTAGTGTATATTCCAAGCTCATTCGCATGCAAGAAACTGCTCATGAAACAGCTATGCATAATGCCAGAAAGAGTAGTGCCAG GCCTTCGAGTGCGAGAAATTCAGTAAGCTCGCCCATTATTGCACGGAACTCTTCGTATGGGCGGTCACCTTATTCTCGACGGCTCTCTGATTTCTCCACTTCTGATTTTAGTCTCTCTCTTGATGCCACCCATGCAAGTTATAGGGCTGAGAAGCTGGCATTCAAAGAGCAAGCCAATTCCTTTTGGCGTCTTGCTAAAATGAATGCTCCTGAATGGCCTTATGCATTGGTTGGTTCTGTTGGCTCCGTTATATGTGGTTCACTCAGTGCCTTCTTTGCTTATGTTCTCAGTGCTGTCCTTAGTGTCTACTATAACCCAGACCATGCTTTCATGATCAGAGAAATCGCCAAATATTGCTATCTACTCATTGGACTTTCATCCGCTGCCCTCATTTTTAACACGCTGCAGCATTTCTTCTGGGATGTGGTTGGTGAGAATCTAACAAAAAGGGTGAGAGAAAAAATGATGGCAGCTGTAATAAAGAATGAGATGGCATGGTTTGACCAGGAAGAAAATGAGAGTGCCCGAGTTGCTGCTAGGCTTGCTCTTGATGCCAATAATGTACGATCGGCTATTGGAGATAGGATTTCTGTTATAATGCAGAACTCTGCTCTTATGCTTGTTGCTTGTACTGCCGGGTTTGTTTTGCAGTGGCGTCTTGCTCTTGTACTTATAGCTGTGTTCccagttgttgttgctgctactGTTCTGCAG AAAATGTTTCTGAAAGGTTTCTCTGGAGACCTGGAAGCTGCTCATGCAAAGGCTACACAGTTGGCAGGAGAAGCGGTGTCAAATGTGAGAACTGTAGCTGCCTTCAACTCAGAATCAAAAATTGTTGGGCTTTTCAGTAGGAATCTTGAAACTCCTTTACGACGTTGCTTCTGGAAGGGGCAGATTGCAGGTAGTGGATACGGAATAGCTCAGTTTGCTCTTTATGCTTCATACGCTCTTGGTCTTTGGTATGCTTGTTGGCTTGTGAAGCATGGAATCTCTGATTTCTCAAAGACAATTCGGGTTTTCATGGTTCTTATGGTATCTGCTAATGGTGCTGCTGAGACCTTAACCTTGGCACCTGATTTCATCAAGGGAGGCCGTGCAATGAAGTCAGTGTTTGAGCTTCTTGATCGAAAAACTGAGATTGAACCCGATGAACAAGATACTACACCAGTTCCTGAACGCCTTCGTGGGGAGGTAGAACTGAAGCATATTGATTTCTCGTATCCCACACGTCCTGATATATCCGTGTTCCAAGACCTCAACTTGCGGGCACGAGCAGGGAAGATCCTTGCCTTGGTGGGTCCCAGTGGATGTGGTAAGAGTTCTGTCATTTCCCTTGTCCTTCGATTCTATGACCCATCGTCTGGTAGAGTCACGATTGATGGTAAGGACATCAGAAAGTACAACCTCAAGTCGTTAAGACAGCACATAGCATTAGTCCCTCAAGAACCATGTCTGTTTGCTACCACCATTTACGATAACATTAAGTATGGAAACGAGAAGGCAACTGAAACAGAGATTATAGAAGCAGCAACCCTAGCAAATGCTCACAAGTTCATATCATCCATGCCTGAGGGATACAAGACACAAGTAGGAGAAAGGGGAGTTCAAATGTCAGGGGGACAAAAGCAGAGGATTGCACTTGCTAGAGCTTTTGTAAAGAAGGCAGAGATAATGTTATTAGATGAAGCAACCAGTGCACTTGATGCAGAGTCTGAAAGGTCTGTTCAGGAAGCGTTGGACCGTGCTTGCGCAGGAAAGACTACGATTGTGGTGGCCCACAGGCTATCAACCATTAGAAATGCTCATGTCATTGCTGTTATCGATGAAGGGAAAGTAGCAGAACAAGGATCGCATTCACATCTATTAAAGAACTATCCTGATGGCTGTTATGCCCGAATGATACAGTTGCAAAGATTCTCACACGCTCAACCCATCGGGGGGATGACTTCAGGTTCAGGATCAACCTCTTCCACTCGCGCAACAGAGGACCAAGGGAAAGAAAATTGA